The genome window ATAACCCCGTCAAATTGGGCATCTTTTTTGTTAATGTAGATATCTTCAGAGCGAAATCCGACTTTTAAATTTTGATCTTCAGAAAGCAAACCTGCAAGTTTTGCATCAATTTCGAAAGAAATTGGCGCTTTTGTTGCCACAATTTGGTTGTTATGAAAAATACAATCAAATAAATTCATTGTTGGCGAACCAATGAATGTGGCAACAAAAGTATTTTGTGGTTTAAAATATAATTGCCTCCCTGTTCCATTTTGTTGAATTTTTCCATCGTTGAAAACAACAATTTGATTTCCCATTGTCATCGCTTCAAGTTGATCATGAGTAACGTAAATACTAGTTGTTTTTAACATTCTGTGAATGTTAACGATTTCACGACGCATTGACTCACGTAGTTTTGCATCTAAATTTGAAAGTGGTTCGTCCATTAAAAAAACCTGTGGTGAGCGAGCGATTGCTCGCCCAATTGCAACTCTTTGTCGTTGACCGCCAGAAAGATCACGCGGTTTTGAGTATAAATAGTCGCTAATTTTAAGGATTTTAGCCACATTTTTTACTTTTGCATCAATTACATCTTTTCTTTCTTTGGCGATTTTTAGTCCAAAAGAAATATTATCATAAACATTCAAATGCGGATAAAGGGCATAAGATTGAAAAACCATCGCGATATTTCTTTGGTGCGGGGATAAATTATTATACCTTTTCCCGTTAAAAATCAGATCACCTTGAGTGATTGAATTAAGTCCAGCGATCATTCTTAAAAGTGTTGTTTTTCCTGAACCTGAAGGTCCTAAAAAAATGCAAAAATTGCCACTTTCAATTACTAAATTGATTGATTCTAAAGTGTATTTATCGTTTCCTTCGTATTTTTTTGAAACATTATTTAGTTCAATTTTTGCCCCGTTAGTTTCCGATTGACTCTCGCCAATTGAGGCAACAAGTTTATTTAGATCAAGTTGTTTTAAATCTAAATTTAGATCTTTTAGTTGAAAAAGTTTCTGATTTTTCTCCATAATTAACCTTTAACCGCTCCTTCAGAAAGTCCGCCAACAATGTATTTTTGCAAATACATAAATAAAGCAAGTGCAGGCACTGCAGCAAGTAAAGCGCCAGCGGCATAAGCGCCAGCGTTAACGTGTTTTGGTTCGACGTTAATAAAAGTTTCAAGACCGACTGCAAGCGTTAGATCTTGGATATTAAAAAGCACAAACCTGGGTAGAATAACATCGGTAAAAGGTGTTAAAAATGACCAAAGGGCAACCATAATTATTGCGGGACGTAAAACGGGAAGTAAAATTTTGAAAAAAACTCCAAAATTTGAACAGCCATCAATTTTGGCTGAATCATCAAGTTCGCGCGAAATACTATCAAGATAAGCTTTTAACATAAAAGTATTTCCCGAAACTGCCCCTCCAGAATAAATTATTACTAACATAAAAATCGGCGAAATTCCACTAATTTGCCCAATTTGGACTAAAATATAAAGGAAAATTAGCGATGATGTTGCCGGAATCATTTGCAAAAGCATAATGATTGTCAAAGAATGTCTTGATCCTTTAAAACGGAAACGGGAATAGGCATAACCATTTAAAGCAACTGCGGTTGTTGAAATTAACATTGTCAAAACGGCAATTGTTAGCGTATTTCGATATCAAGCAAAAAAATAGGAACGCTCTGATGTAAAAAGGTAGTGAAAATTATCGAATCCGAAAACAAAAGGGGTAATTGTAATTAGTCGACTGTTTGCAACGTTAAAAGTTGCAAAAACAAGAGAAATTATTGGGAATAAAACGATAACAGATCAAGAAATTAAAATTAGATAATTAAAAAAAAGTCAAACTAATTCAATTGGTTTTGTATCGCGTTCGTCTGTTAAATTCAGCCGTTTTTTTGTATTTCTACTTTTAGGAACAAATTCAAAACTGGCAATTTTTGAAGAAAATAAATCCATTTTTCCTACCTTCTTGTCATTGATTTTATGAAGCTACGAATTGCAAAACTAATGCTAATTAAGGCTGCAAGTGTCGAAAGCGCCGCCGCAAAAGCTTGGTGTCCATCGATTTTTATTCCTTGAGTTGTTAATTTGAAAACTCAAGAAATGATAATATCTGTTGAGGCTTCCCCAAACGGTGAAGCATTTGCATAAGCAGGACCGCCGCCAGTAAAAATCGAAATTGTGGTAAAGTTGTTAAAAGCACCAACAAATTGACCGATTAACATCGGCGCAATTCCTAAAAGTAATTGCGGCAGTGTTAATTTTCAGAAAATTTGCGACTTGGAGGCGCCATCAACAGCACCAGCTTCGTAAATTTCGCCCGAAATTGCTTGTAAATTTCCAGTTACTAACATAAAAATGAAAGCATAACTAATTCAGGTTTGGACAACAATCAAAAGCACCCTTGCCGTTCCGATTTGATTTAGTCAGGAAATTCCGTCTTTGATTATCCCTAAATTAATTAAAATTAAATTGATATAACCTTTTGAGTCAGCAGCAAACATTGAACGAATAAAAGAAAGGGAAACAAAAGCTGGAATTGCTCAGGGAAGAATGAAAATTAAACGGAAAATTTTTTTCCTTTAATTTTGCTTGAATTTGTCAGAATTGCGATTAAAATTCCGAGTCCAATCGGAAAAAGTGTCGATAAAACTGTTCAAACTGCAGTTCAACCTAGAACTGAAGCAAGCGATTGGAAAAGTCCAAGTTGACGATAATCCCACCATTTTCCTCATTGTTTTAGCCCAACTCAATTCACCGTTTGACCAGGAGCAGCGTGATTATAACCATAATCGGTAAAAGAAATTAAAACTGATGTAATTATCGGCGCGGCAACAATGAAAATCATTAAAGCATGACCGACAAGCGAAATCATCCACGGAAATCCTGTGGTTTGGAGTCACTGTTTTGAATAAAGTCATTTTCCAGGAGTCACGCCCGCTTCCATTGCCTTTGCGATTCTTCAAGCCGATAAGGCGCCAATTAGGAAATAAATTAGGACAAATGTCATTAAAATTACTGAAAGAACACCACCAAAAAGGTAAAATCTCGCATCAGTAAAAATTCCTTGCCGCGGATTATGCAGATTTGCACCTAGATCATAAAAACCAGGAATTCCGCCCATTTTTGATCAATAAGCGCCAAAAGAAAACGGAATAATGAAACTATAGCAAATAAATGAAACTAAAAATAGTAAAAGACCTTTAACAAACTGACGAAAAATTAATAATTCAGCTGCTCCAGGAAAAAGCAAATTGAGAAAAAACGCGAAAAATCTTACATTTTTTATTGTCTCAACTGGGTAAGTTTTTTGTGCTTCATTTGCTTTTGATTCGTAGATTTTTTTATTAACTTTTAATTCGTTAAAATAACGGTAATTATTTGTAGTAAGAATTTGCTGGAGTTTTGTAATCTTTGAATTTAAAAAAAGTGTTCTTTTTGCGTCACTTTTTTGAATTTTTGCGCGATTTTCTAAATTTTTAAAGGCTGTTTTGGCAATTTCCTTTTGCTGAAAACGCCTTTTATTTTCCAACTTTTGCTGTTTAAATTCCTGCAAAATTTCTTCTGTTTTTGCTTTAATTTCCGCTTTTTGTTCTTGAAAATCAGCGCTAGATTTTAAAAGATTCAGTTCATATTTTGCCTCTATTTTTTCATTGACAAATTTAATTCGCGTTTTAAAGTCTTCGATTGTTTTTTCGCGAATTGCTCAGGCAAGATCGCGAAAATAAAAACCTTTGTATGAATATTGCTTTAAATATTTTGACTTTTCTAGCAAAAGTTGTCATTTTAGACTTGATTTTGCAAGTTTTTTAATTAAAAAATTACCATAAAAACTAAAATAATATTTTTTAATTAACAAAAATAAAGGACGATTTATTTGTTCTAGACTGTTAAATAATTTGGTTTTTTCCTTTAAAATTTGAGAATGATTTTCTAAATTTAGATTAATTTCAGGAATTTCTCATTGTTCATTTTTATTAACAGAGTGAAAGAATTTTATAGCTTGATCAAAAAAATTTATTTTTGTCTGTGATAAACTAAAAGTAGAATAATGCTTTTTTTCTCGAGTTATTTTGGCGATTTCGGCATTAATTTCTTGCTTAAATTCGGCTAATTTGCCAAGATTTTTTGCCTCAAAAGCAAGAATTTCCTGCTTGTTTTGGCTAATTAGTTGTTTTTGCTGTGCGTTTTGTTGGGTCGCTTGCTGTTTTAAAAAATTAATCGCGTTTTTGTAACTATATTCAAGTGAAATACTTTTTTGTTTGGCAATAAGTTTTAAATTATTTACTCTTTTTTGATAAAGTTCGGCTTGCAATTGCTTGGTTTCAAGATAATTTTTACGCGAAATTTTCACTTTTTTTAGTAATTCTTCTTGTTTTTCTTTGATTTTTTGGTAAAAATCAAAGAAAATTTTTCCATTTTCTAAGTTTGAACTAAATAAAAATTGTCTTGATTCTTGATCAAGAAGTTCAATGATTTTCTCTAAATTAAAATCGGTTTTTTGATATTTTCGAGGATAATCAAGACAAATTTTAAAAATAAATTGCTTTTTAATTAGTTCAACTTCGTTTTCTAAAGTTGTTTTTTTTGTTTTTTCAAATAAGGCAAGTTTGACTTCTTCGCTATCTTCGGTTTGATTTAATGATTTATGAAAATCACTAAATCAATTACGAAGATTTTTGAGTTCTTTTGCAAGCTTTTTAATTTCAAAACTAATTAGTTTTTCAATTGAAGAGGCATAATTTAACTTTATAAAAGCATCTTTTAGAACTTTTAACTGATTTTTATAAGCGACTTTTTGACTTAACAGTTCACGTTTTAAATTGTCGCGAATTTTTTGTCGAGCACGTAAAAAAAGTTCTTTTTCAACATTTTCCTGAATTTTAATTTTGTCCAAAAAACGCGAATGAGCCACTTTTGCATTATGATAATAGGCCTTAAGCGTTTTGGCTTCAGTGTCAATTATTGTATCAAACTTTTTCCCGTAATAATTATAAAGTTGTAATTTGTTCATTAAAACCTACTATCAGCAAATTTATACTTTGCAATAATTCGTTCAAGTCGGTAAATATAAACCGAATAAAATAAAGAAATAACTATAAAACCTGAAAAAATACTAATAAAAATGCCACTTATTAATTCGGCTTGATTTAATTTTTCTGCTCCTTGAAAAAATGGATAACCCGCCATTGAACTAAATACAAAAATTCAGAAAAAATAGAAGAAATAGCCAATTTTTACTTTACGATAAGCAAGAAAAAGGTAAATAGCAAAGAAAATTATGAACAAATTTGTTGCAAAATAAGATGTTAACTTCCCAACTGCTAAATTTGAAACTAAAATTTCACGTTGACTTTCCTGATTAGTTTTATTAATTTTTTCTAAATGAGTTCCAAAAACAAAAGGAACTAAAATTCAACTAACGAGTGCTAATGTAAGAAAAGCAGAGAGAAAAATTAGTGAATAAAAATGAGTTTTAGGAATATTAATTTTAAATTTTTGCACAAAAGCCATTTTTTAACTAAAATTTACAATAACTTTACTTGTTCCTTGGTTGGCAAGTAAGATTTTTTTATGATATTCGATTGCGACTTTATCAAAGAAAATTTTGGCAAAATCTTCTTCACTATTAATTTTTCCAAGAACACTTTTATGGAAAACTTCTGAGCCAAAAGTTTGATCGTTTCAAGCACCTCAAACTGTTGAAGAAAATTGTGGATTAGAACGGTCAAAACGAGAATTATCTGTATTTAGAATTCCAACACCATTTTGTTCTAATTTTTTATCTGAGTCAATTACGTTAAGAATTTTGTCAAAACTTTTTGATTTAAGATAGTCGTTAATAATTTTTTCCGCACTTCCCAGTGTATATTTATCAACTGTTTGCCCAGTTTTGCTTGTAGTTTTTTGTGCTTTTGTTTGCTTAATTGTCTCTGGACTAACGAAAGAACGAATTAGTGCGGCAGCAACGTAATTATTTAAATAAGCTTTGGCAATTTTTTCAATTGTTGCATCGTCAGTTGGATTTTTAGCAATTAGTTTAACTTTTTCTTTAATTTCATTAATTTCTTTTGCAATTTCAGCTTCAAGTTTAGTTAAATCGTATTTTCCTTCAAGAATTAAATCACGATATTTTTCGATTTTTTTATCTTTTTCACTAGTTTCATCACCGTTTGCACCAAAAATAAACCCTTCAACTTTACGAACATGGGCTGTTTTTTCGCTTTGGGAAATATCTAAATCGTATTTTCCAACTTTTGTATCTTTTATTCCAACTTTGAAAAAACTTTGATCGATTTGTCAACTTTCACCGTTACCGACAAAATCAGCAAGGTCTTTTTGCCCAAACAATGTTCCAAGCGTGTTTCTAACAGCGGCAAATTTTTGGTATTTTTTAATTAATTCATTGATTTTTTTCGCATTTTCAACTAAGGATGGCTCTAGATTTTCAGTTTCAATTTTAGCTGTAAATTCAGAGTAGTTTTCTTCTGAACTAGCATCTTTATTTGTTGTTTTATCCCAACTTGATTCAATTGTTTGGTTAATATATTTAGGATTTGCTGTTTTTTGGATTTCCTTATTAATTGCTTCTTCAAGTTCAGTATCTTCTGTATATCCTAAATCTTTTTTAAGTTGGTCAAATTTTCCATAAAGCGGTCTATTAATTTTTTCAACTTCAGCTTTAATTTGGTTAGTTAATGATTTTGCAAAAGGAATTTTGGAATCATCTTGGAAATAGGCGGTATTTGTTTTTGCTGAAAAAATTATTTTAAAAAGTTCAGTAAATGCTTGTTTTCTTTCAGGAGATGATGAATTATTCCGTGAGTTAATTAAAAATGATCAAGAACCAAGTGCTTGTTTGAATTCAGTTTCGTTTGTTGCTTTTTCGATGTTAAAAAAAGACTTTGCATTTGCAGATTTTTCAGAATTTTGCACATCTCAAGTACCGATAATTGCAAATTTTAATTTCTTTTCTTTCATCAAACGGAAAATTGTATTCTGGGCAACATTCATATCAGATTTAATAATTTGTGCTAAATCTGCTTGTGAAATTCCTTTTTTTGACCAAACTGTGTTTTTATATTCAGTTTCTGATTGATAAGCGGCTTTAAAAATTGGATAGTAAATTTTTGCAACTGACTTCATTGCCTCGCGGAAATATTTTTGGTACTCGTTATCTTCAGGTTTTAAATTTGCATCAACCGCTGGATCAATATCTTTGTGCAAAAATCCCGATGTAAATTTATTATTTTTAGTATACAATAATTTAGACATTAAATTTAAAGGTTTGCCATCTTCGTCCTTTAAATTTTCGCGAATTGCAATTTTTTCAAGCGCGCCCGCAAGAACACCGTTTCCGTATCAAAAGTCTTGAATTCGAAAAATTCCCTCACCTTTTTCAACAAGTTCAGCAAGTGTATCTGTATTTTGATTTAACAAAATTTTACGTGCTTCATCTTCATTTTCGGTTGAAGCAAGAATAATTCCCTCTTTGTTATGTTGAATTCCAACGAATTCAGAGTGAGGCTTATTATTTTTTAGACCAAAAACGGTACCGAAATTTTTCATATTTTCTTTTTCGGCTTCAGTCGCACCAATTTGCTTAGTAATTTCATCAAATAAAGTTGGTGAAAAATCGTTTAAATAACTAATCGCTCCACCTTGAACTAAGTCGGTAATTCTGTCTTGTGGTGCATAAAAAATGTCGGGAGTATTGTTTGTGTCGGTATGTCCAACTGTAGAAAAATCAAGTGCTGCGAAGACATTTTTAGAAATAGTTCGAATTTTAAAGCCATTTTTCGTCGCTGATTCGGTTTTATTAAATTCTTCAATACTTTTTTTTCAGTAATTTGTTTGCGCTGGATCAACAGCAACAATAATTTCTTTGTTTGTAGCAAAGTCATTAACTGGATCGCCACAAGCAATTATTGCGAGCGGACTAAAAGACACTAAACCAAATATGGATTTAGACAACTTATTCATCATAATTCCTTTCAAAAATAATCAATTATTTTTATTTGAAAACAATTTTATGTTTGTAAAAACCAAAAATAGAAATGATTAGGTTTAAAAAACTAAAAATTGGTAAAACATTTATAAAAACGGACAAATAAGCAATTCATTTATAATTTTCGGTTTTTGAAAGAATATAAATTAAGTGAATACATAAAACAACATTAACAATTCAAGCAGAAATACTAATTGAAATTAAGAATTTCCAAAAATATGAACTAAACTCGTTTGCTAAAATTAAATTTCAATTTTTGGTAATTTTTCATTCGTATTTTGCAAAAAGGAGCAAGATTAGCACACTGAAAGTAAAGATTATAAAATTACCAAAAAATAAATAGGCATATTCAATAATTTTTGGTCGATATTTCCTTTCCATTGGTAATTTGCCAAGAAAAACATATCGCAAACGAGTTTTTAAATTTTGTTTTGTATTTGTCATATATGATATTCCATATCTTATTTTATCAAAAAAACTATAAATGTAATTAAAAAATATAAAAAATTAGAAAAATTAGTATAAAACTCATATAAATTTCATTTTTACTGTAAATACTAAAATTTTATTTATTTTTCTGATTTTTTTCAATTTTTCCTTTTGTGATCCACAAAAAAATTTTAAATCTTTCTATCCTAAAAAGTGGTAAGACTTAAATTTATAATCGCCCTTGTGACCAAAATAATTTTTATTTTTTAACTAAATAAAAACAAAATAAAATTTTTTAGTCTGATTCTGAAAACTTTTTATTTTATAATTTTTTTATCGATTAGAAATTCAAACGAATTAAGTTATAATTAAAATTATAATATCTGCAAAAATTAAGGAGTTCTAGCGAATTATATGAAAAATTATGATGTTATTGTTGTCGGTGGTGGTCCTGGAGGGTATTCACTTGCCGCTATATTGGCGAAAAATGGGAAAAAAGTAGCACTTTTTGAACAAGAATTTTTAGGTGGAACTTGTGTAAATCGTGGTTGCATTCCAACGAAAACAATTCTTAAATCTGCAAAAATCAAAGATTATTTTGATAATTCGGAAAAATTTGGTCTAAACTCAAGTTCAAATTTTAATTTAGAACAAATTTTTCAAAGAGCAAAAAATAATTCATTAAAATTACAAGGGGCAATTTCACAAACATTAGAAAGTTCTGGTGTTGATATTTACAAAAAAAAGGCAAAAATAGTTTCTAAAAACACTCTTATAGCCGAAAATGAACAATTTTCTTTTGAAAAATTAGTTATTGCAACTGGTGCAAAACCAAGAAAAATTGAAATTGAAGGCACTGATAATATCAATTTATTAACTTCTGATGATTTTTTTAAATCAAATGTTGAATTTGATGAACTAACAATTATTGGTGGTGGAGTAATTTCCCTTGAATTTGCAGCTTTTTATGCTAGTTTTGGCAAAAAAATCACGATAATTGAGGCCGGAAACCGTATTTTTGGTAATTTTGATGACTCAATTGCTCAAGCTGCAAATTTTGTTTTAACAAAAAATAATGTCAAAAGTTTCACTAATTCAAAAGTTTTAAAATATGAAAATAATGAACTTTTGATTGAAAGTAATGGCGAAATTTTTCGACATCCAACTAAAAACATTTTACTTGCAATCGGTCGACAAGCCGTAAACGATAGTTTTTCTGACTTAAATCTTGATTTAGACAGTCGCGGATTTCTAAAAACTAACGAATTTATGCAAACTTCTGTTCCAAATATTTACGCAATCGGAGACATAACTGGTCAAATGATGCTATCAACTGTTGCCTATAAACATGGTGATATTGTCGCAAAACATATACTAACAAGTAAATCCGATGAAAAATTCAAAACCGAGTTAATTCCTTGAGCAATTTATACAAATCCAGAAATTGCCGCTGTTGGAAAGACGGAAAAAAAACTTATTAGTGAAAAAATTGACTTTCAAAAGGTAAGAATCGAGGCTAAAAATTTACCAAGAGCACATGCAAATGGCGAAATAGATGCCGGATTTATAGAACTTTTTTTTGAAAAAGGTAGTTTTCAAATTCTAGGTGCAAATATTTTTCTAGAAGAAGCATCGCTTTTGATTAATCAAATTGCACTTGCACTTTTACAGAAAATGACAATTTTTGATCTTCAAAAAAGTGCTTATACACACCCAACTTTGAATGAATCAATTTATTATATTTGTCGAAACATCACTTTTTCAAATTTAAAGTAATTTGATTTTTTTGTTAATAAAAAGGTAAAAAATTAAATAATTTTTTTAATTTAGTTAAAAAACAAAACAATTTTCTTGATTTGTCTTGTTTTTTTTATTAATTTAAAGTAAAATGCAATTAAATTTAAAAGATAAGGAGATTTTTGGATAAAATGCCGATAACAATTCTGGAAAAAATAAGCAAATTAATTGTTAAGTTTAATGGCATAACAAATTCAAAAATCAACCTAATTTTAAAAGGAAGTGCCGTTTTTTGAATTGAAAACAAAACCAAGGAGAACTATCCAAACGATTTAGATTTTTCGATAAGTGAAACTAATTTAGAATCTAAACAGCAGTTTCTTAATTATATCGAAAAGAATGCAGAGATAAAAATCACTAAAAATGACGGTAATTTGTTCATATTTTCACTAGACAATTTCAACATTGAAATTGTCCTTCTCGAACATCTTAATAGAAAATTTTTAGAAGAATCTGAATATGAAGGTATCCTATTTTTAAAGAAAATTTGGTCATTTAGTCAAAAATTACTTTCCTTGCCTTATATTTTAAGTGATTATTTTCCTCACGATCAAGACCAAAAAATTTCTAGAACTTTGGCGCAGTTATCAAAATGAAAATCAATGATAGATACAAATTTACTATTCACCAATGAAGCAATCGATTTTCTAAAACATTGTATGTGAAATAGTTTTTTTATTTTTTATTGATATAACTACACGGAAATGCTAGTTTTTGATTATGGGAAAAGTGAAAATCTTACAAAAATAAGTCTAGATTTGAACACAATAGAGATTATTGAAAAATTCTATGAATTTTTTTCTAAAAACAGTAAAATAAATAAAATAGTCCATATTTGTGATCTTATCTTAAAAAATAAGGAAAAAATTATTAACTTTTTATTAAAAGGTTATGATGAAATTTCGCTCCCAGGAACTGAATTTAACTTTTTGAGAAAAATATTTAATATTAATCAAAATAAAAGTGAGCAAAATTTAGTTTATTTTCAAAAAAATAGCAATTCTGATAATATTTTTGTTAGTCATAGTGATGAAGCAGGCGGTCTTCTTGTTGATGGTAAAATTTATAATCTTGGAACTTACAATTGGAAATCAGGATTATATAATTTATACGATCTTTCTGGGAAAATAGTTGGAAAAACTAACGGAATTCCAATTGAAGAAAGTAAATGATCTGTTGAATATCAGGCCAAAATACCAAGATCTAGACTAAAAATAGATTATGAAAATAAGGAAAATGAAATTCTCCAGATAGTTTCAAGTCAAAAAACACTTTTTAATGAGCATATTTTTCTATCGCGTAATCACGATAATCGGATTAATACACTTATACTGTCGATTTTTGATAATTTTGAAATATCAAAATTTAACTTTTTGATAACAACAAGAGAAGAAGTTCAACCTCAGTCAGCAAAAACAGCTTTTGTAAAGGAAATTATTCAAAAAAATAATTTTATTTATAATTTGGAGGTTTCTGCTAGTCAACATTGAGATAAGGAAAACCTTTTAATTCGAGTTGCTGATTTTTATACAGGTATAAATGCAGAAATGATTAATAAAATTGCAAGAGTTTTTGATGAT of Mesomycoplasma dispar contains these proteins:
- a CDS encoding ABC transporter ATP-binding protein; translated protein: MEKNQKLFQLKDLNLDLKQLDLNKLVASIGESQSETNGAKIELNNVSKKYEGNDKYTLESINLVIESGNFCIFLGPSGSGKTTLLRMIAGLNSITQGDLIFNGKRYNNLSPHQRNIAMVFQSYALYPHLNVYDNISFGLKIAKERKDVIDAKVKNVAKILKISDYLYSKPRDLSGGQRQRVAIGRAIARSPQVFLMDEPLSNLDAKLRESMRREIVNIHRMLKTTSIYVTHDQLEAMTMGNQIVVFNDGKIQQNGTGRQLYFKPQNTFVATFIGSPTMNLFDCIFHNNQIVATKAPISFEIDAKLAGLLSEDQNLKVGFRSEDIYINKKDAQFDGVITNVELIGKDQLVAIKVSDSLELISNQNNIFEYFLDEKVKISFNLARIHIFDAKTKERIDFDN
- a CDS encoding sugar ABC transporter permease, producing the protein MDLFSSKIASFEFVPKSRNTKKRLNLTDERDTKPIELVWLFFNYLILISWSVIVLFPIISLVFATFNVANSRLITITPFVFGFDNFHYLFTSERSYFFAWYRNTLTIAVLTMLISTTAVALNGYAYSRFRFKGSRHSLTIIMLLQMIPATSSLIFLYILVQIGQISGISPIFMLVIIYSGGAVSGNTFMLKAYLDSISRELDDSAKIDGCSNFGVFFKILLPVLRPAIIMVALWSFLTPFTDVILPRFVLFNIQDLTLAVGLETFINVEPKHVNAGAYAAGALLAAVPALALFMYLQKYIVGGLSEGAVKG
- a CDS encoding dihydrolipoyl dehydrogenase; amino-acid sequence: MKNYDVIVVGGGPGGYSLAAILAKNGKKVALFEQEFLGGTCVNRGCIPTKTILKSAKIKDYFDNSEKFGLNSSSNFNLEQIFQRAKNNSLKLQGAISQTLESSGVDIYKKKAKIVSKNTLIAENEQFSFEKLVIATGAKPRKIEIEGTDNINLLTSDDFFKSNVEFDELTIIGGGVISLEFAAFYASFGKKITIIEAGNRIFGNFDDSIAQAANFVLTKNNVKSFTNSKVLKYENNELLIESNGEIFRHPTKNILLAIGRQAVNDSFSDLNLDLDSRGFLKTNEFMQTSVPNIYAIGDITGQMMLSTVAYKHGDIVAKHILTSKSDEKFKTELIPWAIYTNPEIAAVGKTEKKLISEKIDFQKVRIEAKNLPRAHANGEIDAGFIELFFEKGSFQILGANIFLEEASLLINQIALALLQKMTIFDLQKSAYTHPTLNESIYYICRNITFSNLK
- a CDS encoding carbohydrate ABC transporter permease, encoding MFAADSKGYINLILINLGIIKDGISWLNQIGTARVLLIVVQTWISYAFIFMLVTGNLQAISGEIYEAGAVDGASKSQIFWKLTLPQLLLGIAPMLIGQFVGAFNNFTTISIFTGGGPAYANASPFGEASTDIIISWVFKLTTQGIKIDGHQAFAAALSTLAALISISFAIRSFIKSMTRR